A section of the Schistosoma haematobium chromosome ZW, whole genome shotgun sequence genome encodes:
- the STX5_1 gene encoding Syntaxin-5, variant 2 (EggNog:ENOG41KOG0812~COG:U~BUSCO:EOG091G0IQ7): MNATPSLTHWILEEVLFESVKVEVFGLSSRLVRDYNWIMIGAFDRTGEFRACTQSLHDRLLSGRLRLKPPHPKYLHSVDNTYTANLIAKSKQMSEELKMTVSKMTKLRILFQEPSHSSPEALSKLIEVIQYDIMDLNKTKLQLKASVSEVKEHSTAGVQHLKHIDLIVIGLEYHLSFLVSEFRVVLEEHKTSLSVDSRKSDANIQMNNDLNPLTEYASHSRIMKTNEPSPINPTSDNSIPNTHPINDQLQGNKKQQCSSNPSNPTMSLLTPVSHSHSTSSVPSVMPISKLNGTPIVNRSEVYNSFQAEKTSRTPEQLQIFASNPHVSLIDQEVRQRDAAIRRVESTIVQLGEIYQQFSTLVQEQNDLVLRIDSQTDNVEMNISGAHAQLLVFMRRISAQRGLLIKVFITLILCFVMSECAMVLDSVDSCEKCRTDKNIRLPSKRHYRQRAHCNPWSDHTLDYPLKPELMDWEKLFGGDPASSLSVNNNSFDPIVRFLDVGCGYGGLLFNLSTFYPFTRSVGLEIRLKVCDFVQEKIKALRAKHSGQYNNIACIRTNAMKFLPNFFHKEQLHKIFFLYPDPHFKRVKHKWRIISPTLLDIYAYLLTPGGKIYSTTDVPDLGKWIVDCLCAHPLFRPVCHVHLSPAVEKIQGANELLKISTYPDIFEENSHFVKDSESFQILKESDPVLKLLEQGCTEEAHKACREGRETFLIVYERISNP, encoded by the exons GATCATGATTGGGGCCTTTGACAGAACTGGGGAATTTCGAGCCTGTACTCAATCACTTCATGATCGACTGCTTTCTGGTCGTCTACGCCTCAAGCCCCCTCACCCTAAGTACTTGCACTCAGTTGATAATACTTACACTGCTAATCTCATAGCTAAGTCGAAGCAAATGTCTGAGGAACTGAAAATGACTGTTTCAAAGATGACTAAATTAAGAATTTTGTTTCAGGAACCATCACATTCATCCCCTGAAGCCCTTAGTAAACTGATTGAAGTAATACAGTATGATATAATGGATTTAAACAAAACTAAACTTCAATTAAAAGCCAGTGTATCCGAAGTTAAAGAGCATTCAACTGCTGGTGTTCAGCACCTAAAACACATAGATCTTATTGTTATTGGATTAGAATATCATCTCTCATTTCTTGTATCTGAGTTTCGTGTTGTATTGGAGGAACATAAAACTTCTCTTTCGGTGGACTCTAGAAAGTCAGACGCTAATATTCAGATGAATAATGATCTAAATCCATTGACAGAATATGCTTCACACTCAAGGATTATGAAAACTAATGAGCCCTCCCCAATCAACCCTACTTCAGACAATTCTATTCCGAACACTCACCCTATAAATGACCAGTTACAAGGAAACAAGAAGCAACAATGTTCAAGTAACCCTTCGAATCCCACTATGTCACTCTTAACACCTGTATCTCACTCACATTCAACTTCAAGCGTACCATCTGTAATGCCCATCTCAAAATTAAATGGCACTCCCATAGTTAATCGATCCGAAGTTTATAACTCATTTCAG GCGGAAAAAACTAGTCGAACACCGGAACAACTTCAAATATTTGCTAGTAATCCGCATGTTTCTCTCATTGACCAGGAAGTTCGTCAACGTGATGCTGCAATTCGGCGAGTGGAATCAACTATTGTTCAACTTGGAGAGATTTACCAACAATTTTCTACTTTAGTACAAGAACAAAATGATTTAGTTTTACGAATAGATAGTCAAACAGATAATGTGGAAATGAATATCAGTGGAGCTCATGCACAATTACTAGTGTTTATGCGACGAATATCTGCacaaagaggattattaattaAAGTTTTCATAACTCTTATTTTATGTTTTGTG ATGTCTGAATGTGCAATGGTTCTTGATTCTGTTGATTCCTGCGAAAAATGTCGTACTGATAAAAATATCCGCTTACCTTCAAAACGTCATTACCGTCAAAGAGCTCATTGTAATCCCTGGTCAGATCATACACTTGATTATCCCTTAAAACCGGAATTGATGGATTGGGAGAAGTTATTTGGAGGGGACCCAGCATCTTCATTGTCTGTAAACAACAACTCTTTTGATCCTATTGTTCGATTTTTAGATGTGGGTTGCGGCTATGGTGGATTGTTGTTTAATTTATCTACTTTTTATCCATTTACCCGAAGTGTAGGCTTAGAAATACGTTTGAAAGTTTGTGACTTTGTTCAG gaAAAAATTAAAGCATTGCGCGCGAAGCATTCTGGTCAGTATAATAATATAGCTTGTATTCGTACAAATGCGATGAAGTTTTTGCCGAACTTTTTTCATAAA GAACAATTGCATAAAATATTCTTTCTTTATCCAGACCCTCATTTTAAACGTGTTAAGCATAAATGGCGCATTATTTCTCCTACTTTATTGGATATATACGCTTATCTGTTGACTCCTGGGGGAAAAATATATTCGACCACTGATGTACCTGATCTTGGTAAATGGATTGTGGATTGTTTATGTGCACACCCACTATTCCGTCCAGTTTGTCATGTTCATCTCAGTCCAGCAGTTGAGAAAATACAAGGTGCCAATGAACTACTAAAGATATCTACTTATCCGGATATATTTGAAGAAAATTCTCATTTTGTCAAAGATTCCGAATCCTTCCAGATACTTAAAGAATCAGACCCGGTATTGAAATTATTGGAACAAGGTTGTACAGAAGAAGCTCACAAAGCCTGTAGAGAAGGTCGGGAAACATTTCTAATTGTATACGAACGTATCTCTAACCCTTAA
- the STX5_1 gene encoding Syntaxin-5 (EggNog:ENOG41KOG0812~COG:U): MNATPSLTHWILEEVLFESVKVEVFGLSSRLVRDYNWIMIGAFDRTGEFRACTQSLHDRLLSGRLRLKPPHPKYLHSVDNTYTANLIAKSKQMSEELKMTVSKMTKLRILFQEPSHSSPEALSKLIEVIQYDIMDLNKTKLQLKASVSEVKEHSTAGVQHLKHIDLIVIGLEYHLSFLVSEFRVVLEEHKTSLSVDSRKSDANIQMNNDLNPLTEYASHSRIMKTNEPSPINPTSDNSIPNTHPINDQLQGNKKQQCSSNPSNPTMSLLTPVSHSHSTSSVPSVMPISKLNGTPIVNRSEVYNSFQAEKTSRTPEQLQIFASNPHVSLIDQEVRQRDAAIRRVESTIVQLGEIYQQFSTLVQEQNDLVLRIDSQTDNVEMNISGAHAQLLVFMRRISAQRGLLIKVFITLILCFVVFAWIVK; the protein is encoded by the exons GATCATGATTGGGGCCTTTGACAGAACTGGGGAATTTCGAGCCTGTACTCAATCACTTCATGATCGACTGCTTTCTGGTCGTCTACGCCTCAAGCCCCCTCACCCTAAGTACTTGCACTCAGTTGATAATACTTACACTGCTAATCTCATAGCTAAGTCGAAGCAAATGTCTGAGGAACTGAAAATGACTGTTTCAAAGATGACTAAATTAAGAATTTTGTTTCAGGAACCATCACATTCATCCCCTGAAGCCCTTAGTAAACTGATTGAAGTAATACAGTATGATATAATGGATTTAAACAAAACTAAACTTCAATTAAAAGCCAGTGTATCCGAAGTTAAAGAGCATTCAACTGCTGGTGTTCAGCACCTAAAACACATAGATCTTATTGTTATTGGATTAGAATATCATCTCTCATTTCTTGTATCTGAGTTTCGTGTTGTATTGGAGGAACATAAAACTTCTCTTTCGGTGGACTCTAGAAAGTCAGACGCTAATATTCAGATGAATAATGATCTAAATCCATTGACAGAATATGCTTCACACTCAAGGATTATGAAAACTAATGAGCCCTCCCCAATCAACCCTACTTCAGACAATTCTATTCCGAACACTCACCCTATAAATGACCAGTTACAAGGAAACAAGAAGCAACAATGTTCAAGTAACCCTTCGAATCCCACTATGTCACTCTTAACACCTGTATCTCACTCACATTCAACTTCAAGCGTACCATCTGTAATGCCCATCTCAAAATTAAATGGCACTCCCATAGTTAATCGATCCGAAGTTTATAACTCATTTCAG GCGGAAAAAACTAGTCGAACACCGGAACAACTTCAAATATTTGCTAGTAATCCGCATGTTTCTCTCATTGACCAGGAAGTTCGTCAACGTGATGCTGCAATTCGGCGAGTGGAATCAACTATTGTTCAACTTGGAGAGATTTACCAACAATTTTCTACTTTAGTACAAGAACAAAATGATTTAGTTTTACGAATAGATAGTCAAACAGATAATGTGGAAATGAATATCAGTGGAGCTCATGCACAATTACTAGTGTTTATGCGACGAATATCTGCacaaagaggattattaattaAAGTTTTCATAACTCTTATTTTATGTTTTGTGGTATTTGCATggatagtgaaataa